Proteins from one Oscillatoria nigro-viridis PCC 7112 genomic window:
- the fghA gene encoding S-formylglutathione hydrolase → MISESLKLHKEQKSFGGKLGFYSHQSSACNSEMKFAVYQPPQALSQPVPVLYFLSGLTCTEENFMAKAGAQQFAAKYGLILVAPDTSPRNTGIPGEDDDWDLGSGAGFYVDATTAPWNAHYRMYSYVVDELPNLIAENFPAIPEKQGIFGHSMGGHGALICALKNGSRYLSVSAFAPIAAPMRCPWGQQAFANYLGSDKEIWRAWDASELVLEAQYNRPILIDCGTADSFLTDGQLLPEVFAEACAKAGQPLTLRMQEGYDHSYYFIASFMEEHIQHHAAALCE, encoded by the coding sequence ATGATATCAGAATCCCTAAAACTGCACAAAGAACAGAAAAGTTTCGGTGGCAAACTCGGCTTTTACAGCCATCAATCCTCCGCTTGCAACAGCGAGATGAAATTTGCGGTTTATCAGCCCCCGCAAGCTTTATCTCAACCCGTACCAGTTTTGTATTTTCTATCAGGTTTAACCTGCACAGAAGAGAACTTTATGGCAAAAGCGGGGGCGCAACAATTTGCGGCAAAATACGGGTTAATATTGGTTGCCCCCGACACTAGCCCGCGCAATACTGGTATCCCCGGCGAAGATGACGATTGGGATTTAGGAAGTGGTGCGGGTTTTTATGTGGATGCGACAACCGCACCTTGGAATGCTCACTATCGAATGTACAGTTATGTGGTTGATGAATTGCCAAATTTAATCGCCGAAAATTTTCCAGCGATACCAGAAAAACAGGGAATTTTCGGTCATTCGATGGGCGGACACGGGGCTTTAATTTGCGCTTTGAAAAATGGATCTCGCTATCTTTCAGTTTCAGCATTTGCGCCTATTGCCGCGCCAATGCGCTGCCCTTGGGGACAACAAGCTTTTGCAAACTACCTCGGCAGCGATAAAGAGATTTGGAGGGCTTGGGATGCTAGCGAATTGGTGCTTGAGGCGCAATACAACCGTCCGATTCTGATTGACTGCGGCACGGCTGATTCGTTTCTTACTGACGGGCAGTTGCTGCCGGAAGTGTTCGCGGAGGCTTGTGCAAAAGCGGGACAACCGCTAACTTTAAGGATGCAGGAAGGTTACGATCACAGCTATTATTTTATAGCTAGTTTTATGGAGGAGCACATTCAACATCACGCGGCTGCTTTGTGTGAGTGA
- a CDS encoding tetratricopeptide repeat protein, whose product MEAREFYEQGFDLGRRGLYEEAVAAFTQAINLDPDFVEAYMIRATARSGTGDLQGGIEDFETAMDIYRARGQSQIADMLLVPWSALHNEIRFKD is encoded by the coding sequence ATGGAAGCTCGAGAATTTTACGAACAAGGATTCGACCTCGGTCGCAGGGGGCTGTACGAGGAAGCAGTTGCAGCTTTTACTCAAGCAATAAATCTCGATCCTGACTTTGTAGAAGCTTACATGATTCGTGCTACTGCTCGAAGTGGAACAGGAGATTTACAGGGGGGAATTGAAGATTTTGAGACAGCTATGGATATCTACAGAGCTAGAGGACAATCGCAAATAGCTGATATGCTTTTAGTCCCCTGGAGTGCGCTGCACAATGAAATTAGGTTTAAGGACTAA